The DNA window GACCCCGATCATTTTCTCAGCGAATCACTGCTGGCGATCTGGCACCGGCTCAGCAGCTGGCTGGTCGGACAAGGCATTCCCCTGCTGTCGGTCGGCTGCAATTATTCACCGCCAGCCCACGCAGCGTTATACCAGGATTTGTTCGCTACTCCGGTGCGTTTTAATGAGCCGGTTACCTATCTTTTAATTCCGACCCGGGTGCTGAGCCTGCCGATCAGCCAGACCCCGGCCACCCTGCGGGCGTTTCTGCAGCATTCGCCGGCGGATTTTCTCGCCCGTCCAAACCCACATGAGAGTATGACGGGTAAATTGCGGCAGTTATTCCGCCGTTACCCACTGCAGCAACTACCGGATCTGAACCAAAGCGCCGGGTTATTACAGGTATCGGCGGCCACCTTGAGGCGGCGGCTGGCTGCTGAAAATACCTCGTTTCAGAAATTAAAAGACGAATGCCGGCTGGAAGAAGCCTGTCTGTTACTGGCGCAGCAGGACACCAGTATCCGTGACATTGCCGACTATCTGGGCTTTACCGAAACCAGCACCTTTCACCGCGCGTTCCGTAAATGGCAGGGGCTGACACCGGGCGCTTATCGCACCCGGCAACGACAGACCTAAAATACATCAGCCGGCGATGGCCAGCGTGGTAATGGCCGGCCAGTTTTTGGCCGCCACCAGCTCCGCCGGTGTCAGCCAGCTGCCGCCCACGGCAAAGACATTATCCAGTGTTAAATAATCCTGGTAATTATCCTGGCCAATACCGCCGGTCGGGCAGAATTTCACATCGTAAAACGGCCCCTGCAACGCTTTCAGCATGGCCTCCCCACCGGCCACCGCCGCCGGGAAAAATTTCTGATGTCGGAAACCGGCCGTCCGTGCCTGCATCACTTCCGACGCCGTGGCCACACCCGGTAAATAAGGCCCGCCCCAACTGGCGGCGGCCTGTAACAGTTCGGCAGAAATGCCCGGGCTGACAATAAACTCGGCCCCCTGTTCAACCGCGGCCTGCAGCTGTGCCGCACTGGTGACAGTGCCGGCACCGACAATGGCATCGGGCACGGTCTGGCGGATCAGACGAATGGCATCCAGCGCACAGGAGGTCCGTAATGTGACTTCCAGCAGCCGCACCCCGCCAGCCACCAGTGCCTGCGCCATGGGAATAGCATCGGTAATATCATCAATCACCATCACCGGAATCAGTGGTTTGGCCCGTTCCAGCCACAGATTCCAGACGTCATTGCCGTGGTGTTTGCCTGTCATGATGTACTCTCCTGTTCGTTGTCATCGTCGTCCCAGCCAATGCTGATGGCGCCTTCGTCAGCGCGGCTGCAGCGGGCGCGGAAACCGGCGAATAGTTCCCGTCCCACGCCCTGCTGGCGGACCACCGCCAAGGCCGGTACCGGTCGGGCCATAAAGCCATCGGTCAGTACCGTTAAGGTGCCGCTGTGGCCATCCAGGCGGATCATATCCCCATCCCGCACCGCGCCAAGCATGCCCCCCTGCTGTGCTTCCGGGCACAGATGAATGGCTGCCGGAAATTTACCCGACGCGCCGGACATGCGGCCATCAGTGACCAGCGCGACACGGTAGCCGGCGTCCTGCAGATTGGTTAAGGCCGGAGTCAGCTGGTGCAGTTCCGGCATGCCATTGGCGGCCGGCCCCTGGCCCCGTAATACCACCACCACATCGCGGTTCAGCGCCCCGGCACGATAGGCGTCCAGTACTGCCTGCTGGCTGCTGAATACCCGCGCCGGTGCCTGTACCGTCCAGCGATCATCGGGCACCGCCGATACCTTCATAATGGCGCGCCCTAAATTGCCCTGCAGCAGTTTGATGCCGCCTTCGCGCAAAAACGGCGCATGGGCCGGAGCCAGTACGGTTAAATCGCTGCTTTCCGCCGCCACCGGCTGCCATTGCAGTGTGCCATCAGTCTGTAACTGCGGCACCCGGGTAAACGCGCGTAAACCCTTACCCAGAATGGTATTTACCTCTTCATGCAATAAACCGGCATCAAGCAGTTCGCGGATAACAAAAGGCATACCACCGGCCTGCTGCAGATGGTTCACATCGGCCTTGCCATTGGGATACACCCGCGCCAGCAAGGGCACCACATCGGATAAGTCGGCCAGATCCTGCCAATCCAGGGTAATGCCGGCCATGCGGGCAATGGCGGGTAAATGAATACTGTGATTGGTCGAGCCTCCGGTGGCCAGCAACCCCACCATGGCATTCACCAGCGTACGCTCATCGACCAGCTGCCCGATGGGCATAAAGCCCGGGCTCAGAGCGGTAATTTCGCCAATACGGGCGGCGGCGGCCCCGGTCAGCAATGGCCGTAACGGATGGTTGGGATTGATAAATGACGAGCCAGGCAGCTGTAAGCCCATGATTTCCAGCAGCATCTGATTGGAATTGGCGGTGCCATAAAACGTACAGGTGCCTTCGCTGTGGTAGGACGCCATTTCGCTGGCCAGTAATTCATCACGGCCGATATCACCGGCGGCATAAGCCTGCCGTACTTTGGCCTTGTCGCTGTTGCTGATGCCCGACGGCATCGGCCCGGAGGGCACAAAGACCGCCGGCAAATGGCCAAAACGCAGGGCCGCCATTAACAAACCCGGCACAATTTTGTCGCAGATGCCCAGCAGCAAACTGCCATCAAAGACCTGATGCGACAGCGCAACGGCGGTACTCAACGCGATAACATCACGGCTGAACAACGACAGCTCCATGCCCGCCTGGCCCTGGGTAACCCCATCGCACATAGCCGGGACGCCGCCGGCCATCTGCCCCACCTGCCCGGCTTTGGCCAATGCCGCTTTCAGTTGCTGCGGGTAACTCTGATAGGGCGCATGGGCCGACAGAATATCGTTATAGGCGCTGATAATGGCGATATTAGCGGCCCGGTGATTTTGTTGCAGGATCAGTTTTTCCGCCACCGGGGCGGCCGCATAGGTATGGGCCAGATTGGTACACCCGAGCTGGCCGCGCAGCGGCCCCTGCTGCACAGCGTTCTGCAACTGCTGTAAGTAACGCTGCCGGCGCGGCCGGCTGCGGGCGATAATGCGTTCGGTAACGGCTTGTACTTGCGGGTGCATCAGGCCACTCCGGTACGGTAAATACTTAAGGGCACATCGCCCTGACTGAGCAGCGTGCGTACCGGCATAGCGGCGTTATCGTGCAGCTGTGCCGGGTCGTTGGCGGCAGCAAAAACGGCGTCTTTATCCGGGCCTTCAAAATGCAGGAATAAATGCCGGCAACCGGAGAGTAAGTTCCAGGTCAGGGTCATGCGTTGCAAATGCTGGGGGGCATCGGTCACCGGACAACACCAGGCGGCATTGCTGCTGCTCATGGCATTGGCCAGGGCCGCAGAGTGCGGAAACCAGCTGGCGGTATGGCCGTCATGGCCTAAGCCCAGCACCGCGTAGTCGAGGCGGATAATCTGTTCATGCAGACGGTTTTCACACTCCATAAACCCCGCGACCGGGTCGGCGGCACTGTTTTTCAGGGGTAAAAAATACGCCTGCGCCGCCTGCTGCTGCAATAAATGTTCGCGCACCAGGCGGGCATTGCTGGCCGGGTCGGTTTCCGGCACCCAGCGTTCATCCACCAGGGTAATCAGCACTTTATCCCAGGGCAGTTGCTGTTGTGCCAGCGCCTGAAAAAATGCCACCGGGGTCTGGCCGCCACTGACCGCAATGCACACCCGGCCGCGCGCCTCAATGCTTTTGCGCATGCGGTTGGCTAAGTCACCGGCCAGCTGCCGGGCCAGGGTTAATGAATCGGGGTAACGTAAATCCTGCATGGTGTCAGCTCCTTATTCAGCTGTTTTCTTCCCATAAGCGACCATCCCGGGCCAGCAACAAGGTGGCTGCTGCCGGACCCCAACTGCCGGACGTATAGGGTTCAGGCCGCCGCTCAGATGCCTGCCAATACTGCAGCACCGGATCAATCCAGCGCCAGGCTTCCAGTAATTCATCGTCCCGCAGAAACAGAGTGGCATTGCTGCTGAGCACATCGTGCAGCAACCGTTCGTAGGCTTCCGGCACCCGGACTTTGCGCATATCCTGCGGATTCAGGCTTAAATTCATTAGCCGCACACTCATGCCCGGCCCGACCCGCTTTTCACATAACTGCAGACGAATACCTTCGTCCGGCTGCAGGCGGAAAATCAGTTTATTGGCCATAGTATTTTTATGCTGCAGCGGAAAAATGGAGTGCGGAATGGCTTTGAACTGCACCACAATTTCGCAGGTACGATCCGGCAGGCGTTTACCGGTGCGCAAATAAAAGGGCACGCCGGACCAGCGCCAGTTTTCAATTTCCACCTTGGCCGCCACAAAGGTTTCAGTGAGGCTTTTGGGCTGCACACCGGGTTCATCCCGGTAACGCGGCACCGGCTTACCGTCGGAGACGCCGGCATCGTACTGGCCACAGACTACGTTATCGCTGATGGCCGTGCCGGTAATGGGTTTCAGGGCTTTTAATACTTTTACTTTCTCATCGCGGATGGCGTCCGGGTCAAGCCGGGCCGGTGGCTCCATGGCCGTCATACACAATAGTTGCAGCAGGTGGTTCTGAAACATATCGCGCATGGCACCAACCTGATCATAAAAACCAGCGCGCTGTTCTACGCCCAATGATTCCGAAATGGTGATCTGAATATGGTCGATGTATTTCTGATTCCACTGCTGTTCAAACAAGGAATTGGCGAAGCGCAACACCAGCAGGTTCTGTACCGTTTCCTTGCCCAGATAATGATCAATACGGTAAATCTGTGATTCGGTGAAATATTCAGCCACAGCGGCATTAATGGCCTGAGCTGAGGCGAAATCATGGCCGATGGGTTTTTCCAGCACGATTTTACTGCGCGGTAAAATCAGGCCGCTGCTGTGCAGCCCCGCGCAGATACGGGTGTAAAGTTCCGAGCCGGTGGCCAGATAATAAACCCGGTTAATATCGGTGCTGCTTAAGGCCTGCTGCAGTTGCCGGTATTGCTCCGGCTGTTGCAGATCGAGGGTTACGCAACGCAGGCGCGCCGAGAACGCCTGCCAGTGTTGCGGCTCCAGACAATCGGCTGGCACATACTGTTGTAACGCCTGCTCAATACGGGCCAGAAATTCATCCGTATCCAGTTGCTGACGGGTTACCGCACAAATAATACCCTCACCCAGCCGTCCATCGCGGTGCAACAGATAGAGTGCCGGTAATAATTTACGCCGGGCCAGATCCCCCAGACCACCAAACAGAATCAATTCAAAGGGATCGGTAATCTGCATAGCCATCTCCTGTGCTGTCTGCCGCTTTACTTTAGCTGATCGTACGTCTTCATGCCGTACGGAACGAGCGTTTTCCGGGGTAACGCCAGCCCCTTGTTGCGGTTGCACTTTTTTTACAAAAAGTGGTTGACGACCGCAACCGGCCTCCGTAATATTCGCCCCGCTGTTGCGATGTTCCCCGATAGCTCAGTCGGTAGAGCAGCGGACTGTTAATCCGTTGGTCGCTGGTTCAAGTCCAGCTCGGGGAGCCAAACAGCAATATCTCAGCGCCTTCTGCGCATTTTAATACCCACCCTGAAACATCAACATCTGCAGTGACACTGACAGGTGATTTTTTGCTGTCTGGTGGCCAGAATTCTCGGCCGTACAGCCATAAAAAAAGCGGCCATACAGCCGCTTTTTCAGTTTCGTGCCGGAATTATTTAACGATTTCCAGCAGCTCTACTTCAAATACCAGCACCGAGTTGGCCGGAATGCGCGGGCTCGGGCTGCGGGCACCGTAGGCCAGCTCAGCCGGAATTGTCAGCTTCCACTTGTCGCCAACACGCATCATCTGCAGGGCTTCTACCCAGCCACGGATAACGCCGGTAACCGGGAACTGCGCCGGCTCGCCACGTTCAACCGAGCTGTCAAATACCGTACCGTCGGTCAGGGTGCCGTGGTAATGCACACGCACAGTGTCTTCAGCGGTTGGCATGGCGCTGTCTGCCGCAGCGGCGGTGATCACTTCATACTGCAGACCACTTTCAGTCACCTGCACGCCTTCACGCTTGGCATTTTCCGCCAGGAATTCAGCACCGGCTTTGGCCGCGGCGTCATTCAGGGCGTCCATTTTACGCACTTGTTCTTCACGTACTTTATCGAAAGCGGCCGCGATGGTTTCATCGTCGATGCGCTGTTCGGCATCGCTCAGTGCATCACGGATACCGGCCGCAATGGCATCAGCATTCATGTCCACATCTTCCTGCGCCAGCTGACGGCCAATATTCAGACCTACGCCGTAGCTTGCCTGATCGATATGATTTTCTAACTTCACAGAGTCCCCCTGACCGCAACCGGCCAACAATAAAGTGCCCAGCATAACTGCCGGAACGGTTTTCAACAGCTTCATAAATTTCCTGCCGTGTTATAGGTTTCAGAGCCCGTACACTACTACAAGAAAGGCCGCCTGCCTATGTCAGCCAACGACCGATTTCAGCACACATAATCGCCTTTACGGGCGCGCCGCTGACACTCACGCAAGACGTTCTGACAAATCTGAATTTCAGCCACCGACAGCGACGTGGCATGCTGGCACTGATAATGACGCTGGCGTAATTCGCGGTCTTCAATGGATTCGTAAGCACCGGAACAGGCCGCCAGAATAACCGGCAGACACAGCATCAGCATTGCATTTTTTACTATTTTTTCTGTCATCCCGTACACCATTTGCCCCTGCCGAACAGCCGCCAGATTGTCATAGCCGGCGTATTTTGTCCATTTTACAGCCTGGCGCCGGCACCCCAGCCCTTTATAATGACGGCACGATAAAAATAATAAGGAATTACCATGAAATTACTGGCATTCAGCCTCGCCGTGCTAACCCTGCTGTCATTGCTCAGCGCCTGCAGCGGCCCCTCTAAAGAAGAATTATTGCGTCTGCAATTACTGCAGGCCCAGCAGGCTGAAGCCGCTGCAGAAGCCGAACGCCAGGCCGCGGCCGCGCGCGAACAGCGGGTTGAACAGCGCTTGCAGCAGGCGCTGCAGGTGGCTAAGCAACAGCGCACATTAACCCCGGCAGAAGTACCGCAATTATTAAAACCCGGACAGATTCCGGCGACCGGCGCCACGCAATTTTTCAGCCTGGAATTACAACCGGCCAAATATAATTACGGCGCCAATAAACAGAGTTTTTCGGTAGTCGGCATGCGTCAGAGCCGCAATGAAACGGTCCTGGCAGGCTTAGGGCAGCAACTGGCCGCCGATGCTTTGCTGGAATGGCTGCTGTGGCAGGAAACCGAACTGAATACACTGAGCCAGACCGTAGCCCGGGAAGGTGGTCAGCGCCTGACGGCAGTAACCGGCGATGTACGCCGCGATGCATCGCTGCGTTCTTTCAGTCAGCAATGGCAATGGGAAGACAGTCTGTTTGAAGACATCAGCTGGCATACCAGCCCGGAACAAGCCTGGGCCTTAACCTCAGGCCGGGATGTGCGCCTGCAGCTGGGGGTGCGCCTGTGCCCGCTGGCCGATTGCCGCCACCAATATTCCTACCGCAACCAGCCCACCACGGCCGTGCGGGCAGATATTCTGAGCGTGCTGATTGTGGATGGGCGCAATAACGAAGTGCTGGCTGAATTTATCCGCGCAGCCGAGTAAACAGCCAGGCCATAAAAACCGGAAATAAAAAAGCGGAAATAAATAACAGCTATAAAAAAAGCGGCCACGGCCGCTTTTTTTTATAATGCCGGGAATCAGAATCCCAGTGACAGCGACGCACCAAAGAAGGCGCCTTTAATATCCATATCGGCATCGATATCCACATCACTGCTGTCGGTTTGCAGCGACAGCGAACGATAACCACCTTCCAGTGCAATATCCACCACCGGGATCGGCAGATCGTAGCCAAGGGTGGCACTCATATCGGTGATTTTGTTGTCACCAAAACCGATGTAGTTTACATCGGCGGCGGCATAAATACCGAAGGGTGTGCCGACTTTGACTTCGCCATAGGCCATCGGCAGGGTCAGGTCCAGATCGACGCTTTTTGAAACCGCAAAACCGTTGTCAGTGCCTGTAATAGTCGCACTGCCATCAAACTGACGGGCGGTTAAACCAAAGTTGATATCAATGTACGGCAGCGGCAGTGGCAGGCCCCAGTACAGGGTCAAATCAGTATGCGCCAAGTCCACAGCTGTATTGACAGCACCATCAAATGACTGACCATCAAAATCTGCAATAGTAAATGCGCCATCACCTTCCACTTCCAGCGCAGTCTGCTTCAGTTTCACATTCGGAATAAAGGGCAGCGGGTGCTCAAAAAAGACCGTGATCTGATTGCCGTTATCGGAATCCAGATTCAGGCCGTCTTTTTCTACCGACAAACCATCATCCAGCTGACCGGTGGCTTCGGCATTCCAGACGCTGGCTTTGGCGCCAACGGTAAACAGCAGATCGGCCTGAGCAGCGACCGGAGCCATGGCCAGAATAGCGGCCGCGAGTGCAGTTTTTTTCATAATAATTCCTGTTGATCAGTAATGTCCGTTCTGCCGGGAGCAGAGAGTGGTCTTAGTGTGCCGGCAAACCTGCAACTTGCCAATGCCTGACAACGGATGTTGCGCGCCAGAATGCAGGCGATACGCGAAAAAAAACCGGCGCTGGGCCGGTTTTTCCACGATCAGAGCATCAGAACTCAATGCCGATACGGCGGCCCACTTCTTCGTAGGCTTCCACCACACCACCCAGCCCCTGACGGAAACGGTCTTTATCGAGTTTTTCGCGGGTGTTCACATCCCACAGACGGCAGCCGTCCGGAGAGAACTCATCGCCCAGCACCACTTCGCCGTTGAACAGACCGAACTCCAGCTTGGAATCCACCAGCAACAGACCGCCATCCAGGAACAGCTGCTTCAGCACATCGTTCACTTTGAAGGTCAGTTCTTTCATGCGGTTCAGGTGTTTTTCTTCCACCCAGCCAAAGGAACGGGCGTGGTATTCGTTCACCATCGGATCGCCCAGCGCGTCGTTTTTCAGAAACAGTTCAAAGGTCGGCGGCACCAGATCAATGCCTTCTTCCACACCCAGACGACGGCACAGGCTGCCGGCGGCAATGTTGCGCACCACACATTCCAGCGGAATCATCTGCAGGCGTTTCACCAGCGATTCGTTGTCCGACAACAGACGCTCAAAGTGGGTCGGAATACCGGCCGCCGCCAGTTTGCTCATAATGAAGGCGTTGAACTTATTGTTCACCATGCCTTTACGGTCGAGCTGTTCAATACGCTTACCATCGAAAGCCGAGGTATCGTTACGGAACTCCAGCACCATGTAATCCGGGTTATCGGTGCTGAACACCGATTTGGCTTTACCTGAGTAGAGTAATTCACGCTTTTCCATGGGGGATCTCCGCAGATCTCAAATAACTGAATAGTGTCAGGCCAGTTCCAGCCAGCCGGATATCTGGTCTTGTTCCAGCAGGCGTACCTGCTGTGGCGGGCAGTCCAGCACCGGGCTTAATTCGGCACGGACCAGCTCGCGGGCATTGTTCTTTTCACTGATATGACCGGCACTCACCTGCTGCAGACCATGCCAGTGCACACGGCGGATCAGCTCCGCACATTGCTGATTACTGAGGTGACCAAAATTTCCGGCCACCCGGGCGCGCAGGGACGGCGGATAGGGGCCGTTCTGCAACATCTGTGGATCGTGATTGGCTTCCAGCTGCAGTGCATGGCAGTCGCTGTAGCAACTGATGATATGCGGGGTCAGCGAACCCAGATCCGATAACACACCCAGCCGTTTTCCGGCTGAATTTTCCACCACAAACTGCAGGGGTTCGGCCGCATCGTGCGGGACCACCACCGGCAATAACGCCAGCTTGCCAACACTGACCAGCTGGTCGCTGTGAATACAGCGCCACAGCGGGTGCTCGGTCCACTGCATCTGCCGCGCCGTACCAAAGGAGGTATAAAACGGAATATTCAGCGCTTCACACACCAGCACCACCCCCCTGGCATGATCACCATGCTCATGGGTCACAAACACCGCCTCCAGCTGGCGCGGGTCTGTGGCAGCCTGTTCCAACCGCTGCAGCAGGGTTTTGCGGTTAAAACCACAGTCAATCAGCACCGCGCGCTGCTGTTCCATAATCAGCGTGGCGTTACCACGACTGCCACTGCCAAGAGAAATGTACTTCACTTATCCAGCTGGGCTTTGATCTCGTTTAATACAGCAGCCGTCAGTTCTTCACTGGCC is part of the Venatoribacter cucullus genome and encodes:
- a CDS encoding FKBP-type peptidyl-prolyl cis-trans isomerase; the protein is MLGTLLLAGCGQGDSVKLENHIDQASYGVGLNIGRQLAQEDVDMNADAIAAGIRDALSDAEQRIDDETIAAAFDKVREEQVRKMDALNDAAAKAGAEFLAENAKREGVQVTESGLQYEVITAAAADSAMPTAEDTVRVHYHGTLTDGTVFDSSVERGEPAQFPVTGVIRGWVEALQMMRVGDKWKLTIPAELAYGARSPSPRIPANSVLVFEVELLEIVK
- a CDS encoding bifunctional 4-hydroxy-2-oxoglutarate aldolase/2-dehydro-3-deoxy-phosphogluconate aldolase encodes the protein MTGKHHGNDVWNLWLERAKPLIPVMVIDDITDAIPMAQALVAGGVRLLEVTLRTSCALDAIRLIRQTVPDAIVGAGTVTSAAQLQAAVEQGAEFIVSPGISAELLQAAASWGGPYLPGVATASEVMQARTAGFRHQKFFPAAVAGGEAMLKALQGPFYDVKFCPTGGIGQDNYQDYLTLDNVFAVGGSWLTPAELVAAKNWPAITTLAIAG
- a CDS encoding TIGR04219 family outer membrane beta-barrel protein, translating into MKKTALAAAILAMAPVAAQADLLFTVGAKASVWNAEATGQLDDGLSVEKDGLNLDSDNGNQITVFFEHPLPFIPNVKLKQTALEVEGDGAFTIADFDGQSFDGAVNTAVDLAHTDLTLYWGLPLPLPYIDINFGLTARQFDGSATITGTDNGFAVSKSVDLDLTLPMAYGEVKVGTPFGIYAAADVNYIGFGDNKITDMSATLGYDLPIPVVDIALEGGYRSLSLQTDSSDVDIDADMDIKGAFFGASLSLGF
- a CDS encoding AraC family transcriptional regulator, with the translated sequence MTRHQIPRPFIDAPLRGAQRRGLSTLELLSAAGIDVQALDNPDACLGNNDYARLLGQLWKLGNDEYMGCAPVASPYGTFAMMCKAIISCSSLEHALQRARRFYALFEQAPAIHLQQQQELTRLEIRHDIRYDPDHFLSESLLAIWHRLSSWLVGQGIPLLSVGCNYSPPAHAALYQDLFATPVRFNEPVTYLLIPTRVLSLPISQTPATLRAFLQHSPADFLARPNPHESMTGKLRQLFRRYPLQQLPDLNQSAGLLQVSAATLRRRLAAENTSFQKLKDECRLEEACLLLAQQDTSIRDIADYLGFTETSTFHRAFRKWQGLTPGAYRTRQRQT
- a CDS encoding MBL fold metallo-hydrolase is translated as MKYISLGSGSRGNATLIMEQQRAVLIDCGFNRKTLLQRLEQAATDPRQLEAVFVTHEHGDHARGVVLVCEALNIPFYTSFGTARQMQWTEHPLWRCIHSDQLVSVGKLALLPVVVPHDAAEPLQFVVENSAGKRLGVLSDLGSLTPHIISCYSDCHALQLEANHDPQMLQNGPYPPSLRARVAGNFGHLSNQQCAELIRRVHWHGLQQVSAGHISEKNNARELVRAELSPVLDCPPQQVRLLEQDQISGWLELA
- the purC gene encoding phosphoribosylaminoimidazolesuccinocarboxamide synthase, whose product is MEKRELLYSGKAKSVFSTDNPDYMVLEFRNDTSAFDGKRIEQLDRKGMVNNKFNAFIMSKLAAAGIPTHFERLLSDNESLVKRLQMIPLECVVRNIAAGSLCRRLGVEEGIDLVPPTFELFLKNDALGDPMVNEYHARSFGWVEEKHLNRMKELTFKVNDVLKQLFLDGGLLLVDSKLEFGLFNGEVVLGDEFSPDGCRLWDVNTREKLDKDRFRQGLGGVVEAYEEVGRRIGIEF
- the zwf gene encoding glucose-6-phosphate dehydrogenase, whose protein sequence is MQITDPFELILFGGLGDLARRKLLPALYLLHRDGRLGEGIICAVTRQQLDTDEFLARIEQALQQYVPADCLEPQHWQAFSARLRCVTLDLQQPEQYRQLQQALSSTDINRVYYLATGSELYTRICAGLHSSGLILPRSKIVLEKPIGHDFASAQAINAAVAEYFTESQIYRIDHYLGKETVQNLLVLRFANSLFEQQWNQKYIDHIQITISESLGVEQRAGFYDQVGAMRDMFQNHLLQLLCMTAMEPPARLDPDAIRDEKVKVLKALKPITGTAISDNVVCGQYDAGVSDGKPVPRYRDEPGVQPKSLTETFVAAKVEIENWRWSGVPFYLRTGKRLPDRTCEIVVQFKAIPHSIFPLQHKNTMANKLIFRLQPDEGIRLQLCEKRVGPGMSVRLMNLSLNPQDMRKVRVPEAYERLLHDVLSSNATLFLRDDELLEAWRWIDPVLQYWQASERRPEPYTSGSWGPAAATLLLARDGRLWEENS
- the pgl gene encoding 6-phosphogluconolactonase, producing MQDLRYPDSLTLARQLAGDLANRMRKSIEARGRVCIAVSGGQTPVAFFQALAQQQLPWDKVLITLVDERWVPETDPASNARLVREHLLQQQAAQAYFLPLKNSAADPVAGFMECENRLHEQIIRLDYAVLGLGHDGHTASWFPHSAALANAMSSSNAAWCCPVTDAPQHLQRMTLTWNLLSGCRHLFLHFEGPDKDAVFAAANDPAQLHDNAAMPVRTLLSQGDVPLSIYRTGVA
- the edd gene encoding phosphogluconate dehydratase produces the protein MHPQVQAVTERIIARSRPRRQRYLQQLQNAVQQGPLRGQLGCTNLAHTYAAAPVAEKLILQQNHRAANIAIISAYNDILSAHAPYQSYPQQLKAALAKAGQVGQMAGGVPAMCDGVTQGQAGMELSLFSRDVIALSTAVALSHQVFDGSLLLGICDKIVPGLLMAALRFGHLPAVFVPSGPMPSGISNSDKAKVRQAYAAGDIGRDELLASEMASYHSEGTCTFYGTANSNQMLLEIMGLQLPGSSFINPNHPLRPLLTGAAAARIGEITALSPGFMPIGQLVDERTLVNAMVGLLATGGSTNHSIHLPAIARMAGITLDWQDLADLSDVVPLLARVYPNGKADVNHLQQAGGMPFVIRELLDAGLLHEEVNTILGKGLRAFTRVPQLQTDGTLQWQPVAAESSDLTVLAPAHAPFLREGGIKLLQGNLGRAIMKVSAVPDDRWTVQAPARVFSSQQAVLDAYRAGALNRDVVVVLRGQGPAANGMPELHQLTPALTNLQDAGYRVALVTDGRMSGASGKFPAAIHLCPEAQQGGMLGAVRDGDMIRLDGHSGTLTVLTDGFMARPVPALAVVRQQGVGRELFAGFRARCSRADEGAISIGWDDDDNEQESTS